The Acanthopagrus latus isolate v.2019 chromosome 6, fAcaLat1.1, whole genome shotgun sequence genome includes a region encoding these proteins:
- the LOC119020713 gene encoding uncharacterized protein LOC119020713: MKGGKSSVCIRMWWNIKSYSEKQRELPEQIVVLTLKLCVCYCLACLWLLPAPRLFSFVSLPNDTLKKTDLTAPRRTMTPSPLSLLVNLQATSGPWDLAPFPTHTCLPHLNIKRHYLQQAKLDDLEARSRRQNIRVVGIKEKMENGRPMEFISQVLPKLLGEEHFNLPIEVDQAHRSLAPAKDSKARAIIARIHYYQLGITLLYGTAAALTQGVV; the protein is encoded by the exons ATGAAGGGTGGAAAGAGCAGTGTCTGTATCCGCATGTGGTGGAATATAAAGTCCTATAGTGAGAAGCAAAGAGAACTCCCAGAACAG ATTGTGGTGCTGACGCTGAAGCTTTGTGTTTGCTACTGCCTTGCCTGCCTGTGGCTTTTACCTGCACCCCGTCTCTTCTCCTTCGTTTCCCTGCCAAATGATACGCTCAAGAAGACGGACCTCACCGCGCCTCGCCGCACCATGACACCGTCACCCTTGTCACTCCTGGTGAATCTACAAGCCACATCGGGACCCTGGGACCTTGCACCCTTCCCCACCCACACTTGTTTGCcacatttgaacattaaaaGACACTAT CTGCAACAAGCTAAGCTAGACGACCTTGAGGCCCGCTCCCGCAGGCAGAACATCCGTGTTGTCGGGATTAAGGAGAAGATGGAAAATGGCCGGCCTATGGAGTTTATATCTCAGGTGCTTCCTAAACTGCTTGGAGAGGAGCATTTCAACCTTCCGATAGAAGTGGACCAGGCCCACCGGAGCTTGGCTCCGGCTAAAGACAGCAAAGCGAGAGCCATCATTGCCAGGATACACTACTACCAG CTGGGCATCACGCTGCTGTATGGCACTGCAGCTGCATTGACACAAGGCGTCGTCTGA